The Rutidosis leptorrhynchoides isolate AG116_Rl617_1_P2 unplaced genomic scaffold, CSIRO_AGI_Rlap_v1 contig87, whole genome shotgun sequence genomic sequence ACTATTCTAACTACTTTTATATAAAATGGACTGTTCcgccatttatttatttattcatgagTTTGAAATCATGGCtttgtttgtttatttatttattaaaaaaaaaatgggCGATTGGACTGACTAGTCACTCCCCAAGACAAGACAAAGAGGAGACTCTGATCAAAGATACCCAAAGagagagtgagagagagagagaaaaagaagaagctAAAGTAAAGTAAAAGCAGCCTCTTTTACTTTTCATTATCATTcacaggaagaagaagaagagggccATCGGAATCTATTCTACTTCTCTTCTTTTCCATGTCCAGAAACTATATTAGCTCCACCGGAATCCACCTCTTTGGCGGCGGCGGCGGAGGATTCTGGTCGGAGCTGATTTCTTCTCCATCGGCCTTCACAGCTGTAGCCGGAATCGTCTTGTTCGCCACCGTGTTCTACACTACTAGTAGGTAAAacaaattaataaatgaaattcaaAAAGCAATCTGATTGAAGCTCCTTCTGCTTAGTACTAATGTGAAAGAAATTGAATCGCTAGTAGAGAGAGATTGTTATTTATTCAAGATATAAAAGTAATTGTAGATGAAAGCTGTAAAAATTAAACGGAGTCATACTTGTCCGTCGTCGTCGTCATCTTCTTCGTCACCGAAGTCGTCGTCGTCTTCGTCCTCCTCCTCGTCGTCCTGGATTCGATTGCGTTCAGTTCTATTTGTTGTCAATTCTATCTCACCGCAAGCTCCTTGTTCCACTTCCGATCGGTGAGTCACTCTCTCTTTCTCTAGCTCTGTTCAGATCCGATCTTAGTTTTTCTTCTCTCTGTCTTATTGGTTCAGCTAGTATTGGTTCACCTACATTTCACATCTCATGGGCGGCTATTTAGGTTGATTTGAATTCAGTTTTCATTTTCGTAAAATCTGCGAAAACAAAAAAGAATAAAATTTGGATGTCTTTCAACtgtttttgtttgtttgttgtGCATTGACTTGGCAATATTATTGGATCTAGAAGCATAGTAATGAGTTTTGAAACTTAGAGGAACTGTCTTTGTCAAACTTAGTCTGGTTGTCCCTCAGTAACTTTTGCAAGTAGTTTACGTAATCTAAGAAGCGAGTTGGTTCTTTTCTCTTCACTGTCTAAACCTTGGTCACTCCCCACCCCAATATTGTAACTGGGAAGACATGTGAGTTGCACTCAAGGACGATTAGTTTGTTACTTCCAGAATTATTGGCTTATCATGGTTCCCTTTTATTTTAACTTGAAGCTTCTGAAATGGGTCCCGTTGGAAAATTTACTTGTTCGTGTTTGTGGTGAATGGAGATTTACATGCATGTATTTACTATTTTACAAGATATGCTATGTTTGATCCTCGCTAATCTTCGGTTGTCAATTTTGGCATTTTCAGCGGTCGTCTGAAATCACCATGGTCTCGCATAAAAAGAAGAAGCCCACTTAGACCTCAGCAATGGAAAAGCTTGTTCACACAAGAAGGGAAACTCAAAGACAGCGGGGTTATGTTTTTGAAGAAAGTTCGCAGCAGAGTGAGATCTCATTTCCTCACTGTGTTTTGTGTTGATTTTTTACTATGATTTAGTATTCATATTTTGTATGTATTTGACAGGGTGTTGATCCAAGTATTAGGGCTGAGGTGTGGCCATTCCTGCTTGGAGTGTAAGCAATATTTACCCTATTTTGGTGTTGTCATTGCTTAATATTTTTCGATATCTGTAATACTGTTGGTCTTTTGAACTTAATTATACCCAATTTCCCTTTGTTCAACAGATATGAGTTGAATAGTACCAAGACAGAAAGAGAGATTGTGAAAACTCATAGAAGGTTAGATGGCTTGGCCCTTAGAGTCTTAATAAGTTATCACTTGCAGAATTGAATTCTTTACCCTTTTTAACTTTTTGCCAACTCATCCATGCAGGAAGGAATATGAGAATCTACGTAGAAAGTGCCGACGTTTCCTAAAACGAAGCAATGGCTGTTTTAAGTTGCTTGAAAATGAAATTGGAGAATCCGGATGCAGTGAGGATACCAGCAGCGTTATTCAGGATATTGATAGTTCTAGTTCTGATGATGTAGTTAGTGCAAGGGACTCTCTTTCTAGTGAGGATGGGAGCCCCAACCCTGAGTACTCAGACAAACTCTCCAGTAGTGGGTTACTTCAAGGAAACAGTGAATCAAAGCGAATCACAAGTGCTGATCAATCAGGTGCGAACTCTGAGTCATCCGATTCAGACTCTTGTTATGGCGAGGACGTTATCCAATTCTCCCTTTCTTCAGAGGACAATGATCCTGACCTGACGTCCAAGGAGAATGTTTCTCCCTCAACGCTACGAGCACCTGAAGATTTCACCACATGGCAAAGAATTATTCGTGTTGATGCGGTAAGAGCCAATTCTGAATGGATCCCATACTCTCCGTCTCAAGCTACTGTTTCTGAAAGTCGAGCACATCGTTCAGCCGAAGTTGTTGGGTTGAAGGATTACGATCACCTTGAACCGTGCAGAATCTTCCATGCTGCAAGACTCGTCGCTATTCTCGAAGCCTATGCAAtctatgacccagaaattgggtaTTGCCAAGGAATGAGTGATCTTCTCTCCCCTATTATTTCGGTAATGACCTCAGATCATGAGGCTTTCTGGTGTTTTGTGGCTTTTATGAAGAAGGCTCGACATAATTTCAGGCTTGATGAGGTGGGGATCAGAAGACAGCTAAGTACTGTGTCCAAAATAATAAAATGCAAGGATTATCACCTTTACAGGCACTTGGAGAAGCTCGAAGCGGAGGATTGCTTCTTTGTTTATAGAATGGTGGTGGTATTGTTTAGGAGGGAACTAACATTTGAACAGACAATTTCTCTTTGGGAGGTAATGTGGGCTGATCAGGCAGCCATCAGGGCTGGAATCGGAAAATCAGCTTGGAGCAGGATAAGGCTACGAGCACCACCAACTGAGGACCTGTTACTCTTTGCAATTGCTGCTTCAGTATTGCAAAGAAGGAAATTGATTGTAGAAAAATACAACAGCATGGATGAAATCTTTCGTGAGTGCAATGACATGGCTGGACAACTTGATGTGTGGAAGCTCCTCGACGATGCTCATGACTTGGTCGTAACCTTGCATGACAAGATTGAGAGATCTTTCCACCAAACAACTTCTCAATAACTCTGTTTTTACAACTTGGCTGTGTACTGCTCAAGAAAGCAAGGCAGCCATAGTATATCAAAGACTAGGCAGCAACAGTAACGTCAGAGAGATAACGTCATTGAATTTGTATGCTTTGAATTTGCATAATTTTTTTCTTTTGGCACCTCTGACAGGATCCAGTCGGGTCTACTAAATTAGATGACAAGAAGGTAGTAGTCATTTGAAGTTACCAACTTGATGATCTATGTTAGAATTCTCTACTGATCAGTATCTATATAAGGATAATATATCAATTATTCCTCCTCCTTTCATTCCAATagtttttttgtttgtttgtttgttcttTCTGAAGTCTGAGGCTTAATCCACAAGTAACTTTGATTACAACGAAAAATTGGTGCGTTTGAGAAATTGGTAGCAGGGAACTGTACAACTCTGAGACTCAGATTTGTCTTGCAGTTGCGTGAATGGACTTGTAATTTTGAGCTTTTTTGCCAAGTTATGAATCTGCTCAAAACCGACTGGTGGAAGGAGATGAAGTCTAAGTCAGTAGTGTATGTAGTTTAACTTCATTTACGATTTGGTCCCAAACTTCTGTTTCTTAGATGGGTGGTCCTTTTTTGCCATCTCGTCACAAATTCAAACGCCTGTTGTCGTTAAGAGGCTTACAGACGTCTACATTCCGTGACGCCCGGACCCAAATGTTGGATGGAGTTTAAGTGGCCAGATGTAAGTTTTGATAGTTTTACGTGTCAGATGTTATTTTCGTTTAAGTTGAAGGGGGGTCACGGTTTATCCTTCAAACACTCGTCTCGGTTCTCACAGCGAAAAAATGCTCCAATCTTGCTGCAACTCTGCAATCCATTTGCGTGCGTACGAAGTTTCCCAAAGGAAAGCTGAATCTAAACCTAATTCTCATAAGATCTTAATAAGCCTACAACTTGGTAAGCTTAGAACAAATTAAAAGAAGAACCGACATAACACTATATCAGCACCATGTGGACGGAGTTTTCCCTACTGTTGCTGCTAGCCTCCGTTgtgaaaaaaaaataagaaatggGAAAACACTACTCTGAAAGAAAGTTGCAGAGGGAGAAGTCGAAAAGCTTTTGAGTTTTATGTCAGTTTCCGAGTATTCTGTATTTAAGTATGATGAGAAACAAGTTTTCTTAGTTGTGCACGAGAAATTAAGACGTCCATTTGTTCCAATTCTTCTCATGGTGCAACCTTTCTACTGGTGAAAAAACTACATGATTTATTGAAAATGAGATTGACTGACCAAAAAAATCGATTAGCTCTAAGATTAGTTTTGCAAATGATTCTTACAAAATTTCTAGTTGTTCCAGGTCATGCATATTGGAGGACGAACCTTGGCCAAGGGAAGTATGGACGAAGGGAGAACCCATATCCCATCACCACAAATCAAACCAGATGCTACTGCTGGTACCATTACATCTGCCTTCTTTCTGTTCAACTTCTGCCACACGAAAACTACCAAGCTTCCCACACACATATCAATCGCAAAAGAACCTCCAACTAAGAAAGGCACGGCCATAGCTATTGGAAAAGGGACCCATTTCCCTATTTTCTTTGGAGAAAGGTCGATGAACAAGTTTGCAGTCACTGAAAAGCCAAAA encodes the following:
- the LOC139885212 gene encoding rab GTPase-activating protein 22-like → MKAVKIKRSHTCPSSSSSSSSPKSSSSSSSSSSSWIRLRSVLFVVNSISPQAPCSTSDRGRLKSPWSRIKRRSPLRPQQWKSLFTQEGKLKDSGVMFLKKVRSRGVDPSIRAEVWPFLLGVYELNSTKTEREIVKTHRRKEYENLRRKCRRFLKRSNGCFKLLENEIGESGCSEDTSSVIQDIDSSSSDDVVSARDSLSSEDGSPNPEYSDKLSSSGLLQGNSESKRITSADQSGANSESSDSDSCYGEDVIQFSLSSEDNDPDLTSKENVSPSTLRAPEDFTTWQRIIRVDAVRANSEWIPYSPSQATVSESRAHRSAEVVGLKDYDHLEPCRIFHAARLVAILEAYAIYDPEIGYCQGMSDLLSPIISVMTSDHEAFWCFVAFMKKARHNFRLDEVGIRRQLSTVSKIIKCKDYHLYRHLEKLEAEDCFFVYRMVVVLFRRELTFEQTISLWEVMWADQAAIRAGIGKSAWSRIRLRAPPTEDLLLFAIAASVLQRRKLIVEKYNSMDEIFRECNDMAGQLDVWKLLDDAHDLVVTLHDKIERSFHQTTSQ